One segment of Haemophilus influenzae DNA contains the following:
- the birA gene encoding bifunctional biotin--[acetyl-CoA-carboxylase] ligase/biotin operon repressor BirA gives MNFALLTYLADCQPKVRFELEKFSKNLEEDIQQLREIGLDILVDGQDYRLVPMLPLLNSQQISTALFPYGIHYQPIISSTNEWILQNILSLKKGDLCVAEYQTAGRGRRGRQWLSPFAGQIMFSFYWTFDPKKSIEGLSLVIGLAIAEVLNVQVKWPNDILFDERKLGGILVEIANHKNGMLNLVIGVGINVSLSKQTEISQPYAEVCEIDPDVERQTLLPKLIQHLYTRLNIFEQNGIDEEFQQAWQSYNAFSNSEVKVLTEQGVISGIEQGIDERGYLKVLCGNKIQMFNGGEVSLRKK, from the coding sequence ATGAATTTCGCTTTATTGACATATTTAGCTGACTGTCAGCCGAAAGTGCGGTTTGAATTGGAAAAGTTTTCTAAAAATCTAGAGGAAGATATTCAACAATTACGTGAAATTGGTTTGGATATTCTCGTTGATGGACAAGATTATCGCTTAGTACCAATGCTTCCTTTATTAAATTCTCAGCAAATTTCAACCGCACTTTTTCCTTATGGCATCCATTATCAGCCGATAATTTCCTCTACAAATGAGTGGATACTACAAAATATTCTTTCATTAAAAAAAGGCGATCTTTGTGTGGCTGAATATCAAACTGCAGGGCGCGGTCGGCGTGGTCGCCAATGGTTATCGCCTTTTGCTGGGCAAATCATGTTTAGTTTTTATTGGACGTTTGATCCTAAAAAATCAATTGAGGGGTTAAGTTTAGTCATCGGTTTGGCGATTGCGGAAGTGCTAAATGTACAAGTGAAATGGCCAAATGATATTTTGTTTGATGAAAGAAAGTTAGGTGGCATTTTAGTCGAAATTGCTAATCATAAAAATGGCATGCTCAATTTAGTGATTGGCGTAGGTATTAATGTGTCGTTGTCAAAACAAACAGAAATTAGTCAGCCTTATGCGGAAGTGTGTGAAATTGATCCTGATGTAGAGCGACAAACTTTATTACCCAAACTTATACAACATTTATATACACGTTTAAATATCTTTGAGCAAAATGGTATTGATGAGGAATTTCAACAAGCATGGCAATCATATAATGCGTTTTCAAATAGTGAAGTAAAGGTGCTTACTGAGCAAGGTGTTATTTCAGGTATTGAACAAGGCATAGATGAACGTGGTTATTTAAAAGTATTATGTGGCAATAAAATTCAGATGTTTAATGGTGGAGAAGTTTCATTACGTAAGAAATAA
- the psiE gene encoding phosphate-starvation-inducible protein PsiE, with protein sequence MPRIITDVLKIVLCTALIALAIVLIIALVKITYTLSMMVLNTSSVVPYDVAEQAVMFFLYFGFIGLIVQYFKSGYHFPLRYFIYAGITAMLRLIIVNHESSVDTILFAGAILIMVIALCLVLYSNKLKNL encoded by the coding sequence TTGCCACGAATTATTACTGATGTATTGAAAATCGTGCTTTGCACAGCGTTGATTGCGCTAGCGATTGTGCTTATTATTGCCCTTGTAAAAATAACTTATACTTTATCTATGATGGTGCTTAATACTTCGTCTGTTGTACCTTATGATGTTGCTGAACAAGCAGTAATGTTTTTCTTATATTTCGGGTTTATTGGTTTGATTGTGCAGTATTTTAAAAGCGGCTATCATTTCCCTTTACGCTATTTTATTTATGCAGGGATTACTGCGATGTTACGTTTAATTATTGTTAATCACGAAAGCTCGGTAGATACTATCTTATTTGCTGGTGCAATATTAATTATGGTAATTGCACTTTGTTTGGTGTTATATTCTAATAAATTGAAAAATTTATAA
- the guaB gene encoding IMP dehydrogenase, which yields MSLRIKQEALTFDDVLLVPAHSTVLPNTANLSTQLTKEIRLNIPMLSAAMDTVTETKLAISLAQEGGIGFIHKNMTIERQADRVRKVKKFESGIVSEPVTVSPDLTLAELAELVNKNGFAGYPVVDSENNLIGIITGRDTRFVKDLHQTVSQVMTKKDRLVTVKEGATREEILALMHQHRVEKVLMVNDSFKLKGMITVKDFQKAEQKPNACKDEFGRLRVGAAVGAGAGNEERIDALVKAGVDVLLIDSSHGHSEGVLQRVRETRAKYPNLPIVAGNVATAEGAIALADAGASAVKVGIGPGSICTTRIVTGVGVPQITAIADAASALKDRGIPVIADGGIRFSGDIAKAIAAGASCVMVGSMLAGTEEAPGEIELYQGRAFKSYRGMGSLGAMAKGSSDRYFQSDNAADKLVPEGIEGRIPYKGYLKEIIHQQMGGLRSCMGLTGCATIEELRTKAEFVRISGAGIKESHVHDVAITKEAPNYRMG from the coding sequence ATGTCATTACGCATTAAACAAGAAGCCCTTACTTTTGACGATGTTCTACTCGTCCCAGCTCACTCAACTGTGCTTCCAAATACTGCCAACCTTTCAACTCAACTTACCAAAGAAATTCGCCTAAATATTCCAATGCTTTCAGCAGCAATGGATACCGTAACTGAAACCAAACTTGCGATCTCTTTAGCACAAGAAGGCGGTATTGGCTTTATTCATAAAAATATGACGATCGAACGCCAAGCAGATCGTGTTCGTAAAGTGAAAAAATTTGAAAGCGGTATTGTTTCTGAACCAGTAACTGTTTCTCCCGATTTAACCCTTGCTGAATTAGCGGAATTAGTAAATAAAAACGGCTTCGCAGGCTACCCTGTTGTAGATAGCGAAAATAACTTAATCGGTATCATCACTGGGCGTGACACTCGTTTCGTAAAAGATTTACATCAAACCGTTTCGCAAGTAATGACAAAAAAAGACCGCTTAGTAACGGTAAAAGAAGGGGCAACTCGCGAAGAAATCTTAGCATTAATGCACCAACATCGTGTTGAAAAAGTATTGATGGTCAATGACAGCTTTAAACTGAAAGGAATGATTACCGTTAAAGACTTCCAAAAAGCAGAACAAAAACCAAATGCGTGTAAAGATGAATTTGGTCGTTTACGTGTTGGTGCTGCGGTTGGCGCAGGTGCTGGCAATGAAGAACGTATTGACGCATTAGTGAAAGCTGGTGTAGATGTACTGTTAATCGACTCTTCTCACGGTCACTCAGAAGGCGTATTACAACGCGTTCGTGAAACTCGAGCGAAATATCCAAACTTACCTATCGTTGCGGGTAACGTAGCAACGGCTGAAGGTGCAATCGCATTAGCAGATGCAGGAGCTAGTGCAGTGAAAGTAGGTATTGGCCCTGGTTCAATTTGTACAACTCGTATCGTAACCGGTGTAGGCGTGCCACAAATCACGGCTATCGCAGATGCAGCATCAGCATTAAAAGATCGTGGTATTCCAGTTATTGCCGACGGTGGTATCCGTTTCTCTGGCGATATTGCAAAAGCCATCGCTGCAGGTGCAAGCTGTGTAATGGTTGGCTCAATGCTTGCTGGTACTGAAGAAGCACCAGGCGAAATCGAACTTTACCAAGGGCGTGCATTTAAATCTTACCGTGGTATGGGTTCATTAGGTGCTATGGCGAAAGGCTCATCAGATCGTTATTTCCAATCGGATAACGCGGCAGATAAACTCGTACCAGAAGGTATTGAAGGCCGTATTCCATATAAAGGTTATTTAAAAGAAATCATTCACCAACAAATGGGAGGCTTACGTTCTTGTATGGGTTTAACTGGCTGTGCAACCATCGAAGAATTACGCACAAAAGCAGAATTTGTTCGCATCAGTGGTGCAGGCATTAAAGAAAGCCACGTTCACGATGTTGCTATTACTAAAGAAGCACCGAACTATCGTATGGGGTAA
- the guaA gene encoding glutamine-hydrolyzing GMP synthase, with product MTNIHNHKILILDFGSQYTQLIARRVREIGVYCELWAWDVTEQQIREFAPTGIILSGSPESTTEENSPRAPEYVFNAGVPVLGVCYGMQTMAMQLGGLTETSDHREFGYASVSLENSTALFANLNDNSTASEPKLDVWMSHGDKVTRLPENFKVTGTTLTCPIAAMSDESRRFYGVQFHPEVTHTKKGLELLTNFVVNICGCETKWTAENIIEDAVARIKEQVGDDEVILGLSGGVDSSVVALLLHRAIGKNLHCVFVDNGLLRLHEGDQVMEMFGDKFGLNITRVDAESRFLGELAGVSDPEAKRKIIGKVFVDVFDDESKKLTNVKWLAQGTIYPDVIESAASKTGKAHVIKSHHNVGGLPDYMKLGLVEPLRELFKDEVRKIGLALGLPAEMINRHPFPGPGLGVRILGEVKKEYCDLLRRADAIFIEELRNSGWYEKTSQAFSVFLPVKSVGVMGDGRKYDWVISLRAVETIDFMTAHWAHLPYDLLGKVSNRIINEVNGISRVVYDISGKPPATIEWE from the coding sequence ATGACAAATATCCACAATCACAAAATCCTGATCCTCGACTTCGGTTCACAATATACTCAACTGATTGCGCGTCGTGTGCGTGAAATTGGTGTGTACTGCGAACTTTGGGCTTGGGATGTAACCGAACAACAAATCCGTGAATTTGCTCCAACGGGTATCATTCTTTCTGGCAGTCCTGAAAGCACAACTGAAGAAAACAGCCCACGTGCGCCTGAATATGTGTTTAACGCAGGCGTTCCAGTGCTCGGCGTTTGCTATGGAATGCAAACTATGGCGATGCAACTTGGCGGCTTAACCGAAACATCTGATCACAGAGAGTTCGGCTATGCTTCAGTTTCTCTTGAAAATTCCACCGCACTTTTTGCAAATTTAAACGATAATTCGACCGCTTCTGAGCCAAAATTAGACGTTTGGATGAGCCACGGCGATAAGGTAACGCGCTTACCAGAAAACTTCAAAGTAACTGGCACAACGCTAACCTGCCCTATCGCAGCAATGTCAGACGAAAGCCGTCGTTTCTACGGTGTGCAGTTCCACCCTGAAGTAACGCATACTAAAAAAGGCTTGGAATTATTAACCAACTTCGTAGTAAACATCTGTGGTTGCGAAACCAAATGGACAGCTGAAAACATTATCGAAGATGCCGTTGCTCGCATCAAAGAACAAGTGGGCGATGATGAAGTGATTTTAGGCTTATCTGGTGGTGTGGACTCTTCTGTGGTTGCATTACTTTTACACCGTGCTATCGGCAAAAACTTACACTGCGTATTTGTGGATAACGGTTTGCTTCGCTTACACGAAGGCGATCAAGTCATGGAAATGTTTGGCGATAAATTCGGTTTAAACATCACTCGTGTTGATGCAGAAAGCCGCTTCCTAGGCGAACTTGCAGGGGTATCAGATCCTGAAGCGAAACGTAAAATTATCGGTAAAGTATTCGTTGATGTATTCGATGATGAATCGAAAAAACTCACTAATGTGAAATGGTTGGCACAAGGTACGATCTACCCTGATGTGATCGAATCTGCAGCAAGCAAAACTGGTAAAGCACATGTGATTAAATCACACCACAACGTAGGTGGCTTACCAGACTATATGAAACTGGGCTTAGTTGAACCATTACGTGAATTGTTTAAAGATGAAGTACGTAAAATCGGTCTAGCATTAGGCTTACCAGCTGAAATGATCAACCGCCACCCATTCCCTGGTCCAGGTTTAGGCGTACGTATATTAGGCGAAGTGAAAAAAGAATACTGCGATTTATTACGCCGTGCGGATGCAATCTTTATCGAAGAATTACGCAACAGCGGTTGGTATGAAAAAACCAGCCAAGCCTTCAGTGTATTCTTGCCTGTGAAATCTGTTGGTGTAATGGGCGATGGGCGTAAATACGATTGGGTTATTTCTCTACGCGCAGTAGAAACCATCGATTTTATGACCGCACATTGGGCACATTTGCCTTATGATTTATTAGGTAAAGTATCTAACCGCATCATCAACGAAGTGAACGGCATTTCCCGCGTCGTATATGACATTAGCGGGAAACCGCCAGCGACAATCGAGTGGGAATAG
- a CDS encoding heme biosynthesis protein HemY: MFRVLFLMLTLLVGLVAGPYISGQQGYVRIETANRIIEMSITTLVIFFIISLAIIYAFEWGITRFFRLSRSSYQWFSNRKRVKAQKQTLEGLVKMNEGDYAKAEKLIGKNAKHSAEPVLNLIKAAEAAQQRGDEFSANRYLIEATELAGSDNLLVEIARTRILLQQNKLPAARSSVDSLLEMARRNKEVLKLAVDIYLRSKAYQALDKILDNVENSGLFNDEELKDLRSKTENGLLDEKMNEEGIDGLLTWWSQQPRHRRSNIELKISLIQRLIDCNDHESATELTFEILKKLSDNTAISLPLCTQITRLQPEDNSKLLKLIEKRAKRADEKQKCCINRALGYLYVRNNEFVKAADVFKNVMACPEQLEPNDLMMASYVFEQAGDKALAEQVRQESLKSVMAIQDVVPESAEEKTEENSTALLESKSE; encoded by the coding sequence ATGTTTAGAGTGCTTTTTTTAATGCTGACATTGCTTGTAGGACTTGTAGCTGGGCCTTATATTTCTGGTCAGCAAGGTTATGTGCGCATTGAGACAGCAAATCGTATTATAGAAATGTCCATCACTACCTTAGTGATTTTTTTCATTATTTCTTTAGCGATAATTTATGCTTTTGAATGGGGCATCACTCGTTTCTTTCGTTTAAGTCGTAGCTCTTATCAATGGTTTTCTAATCGAAAACGTGTAAAAGCACAAAAACAAACCCTTGAAGGCCTGGTAAAAATGAATGAAGGGGATTATGCTAAAGCAGAAAAATTAATTGGCAAAAATGCTAAACATTCTGCTGAACCTGTACTAAACCTAATCAAAGCAGCCGAAGCCGCTCAACAACGTGGCGACGAATTTAGTGCAAATCGCTATTTAATTGAAGCAACAGAATTAGCAGGTTCTGATAATTTGCTCGTGGAAATTGCCCGTACTCGCATTTTATTGCAACAAAATAAATTACCTGCAGCGCGCAGTTCTGTAGATAGCTTATTAGAAATGGCTCGTCGTAATAAAGAAGTATTAAAACTCGCGGTAGATATTTATCTTCGTTCTAAAGCCTATCAAGCTCTAGATAAAATTTTGGATAATGTTGAGAATAGCGGTTTATTCAATGATGAAGAACTCAAAGATCTTCGCTCTAAAACCGAAAATGGTTTACTCGACGAGAAAATGAATGAAGAAGGAATTGATGGTTTGCTAACTTGGTGGAGTCAGCAACCTCGTCATCGCCGTAGCAATATTGAACTTAAAATTAGCCTTATTCAACGTTTAATTGACTGTAATGATCATGAATCAGCTACTGAATTGACATTTGAAATACTGAAAAAACTCAGTGACAATACAGCAATCAGTTTACCTCTTTGTACTCAAATTACACGTTTACAACCAGAAGATAACAGCAAGCTTCTCAAGCTAATAGAAAAACGTGCAAAACGTGCGGATGAAAAACAAAAATGCTGTATCAATCGTGCTTTGGGTTATTTATATGTTCGTAACAATGAATTTGTTAAAGCAGCAGATGTATTCAAAAACGTGATGGCTTGCCCTGAACAGTTAGAGCCAAATGATTTGATGATGGCATCCTATGTATTTGAACAAGCGGGCGATAAAGCGTTAGCTGAGCAAGTTCGCCAAGAGAGTTTGAAATCAGTGATGGCAATTCAAGATGTTGTGCCAGAAAGTGCGGAAGAAAAAACAGAAGAAAATTCAACCGCACTTTTAGAAAGTAAATCTGAGTAA
- the nhaA gene encoding Na+/H+ antiporter NhaA codes for MNFLLFIFKGVYVIKLIQRFFKLESAGGILLLFSAVVAMLLANSPLSNQYNDFLNLPVSLQIGSFSINKTLIHWINDGFMAVFFVLVGMEVKKELFEGALSTYQQAIFPAIAAIGGMVIPAVVYWFIAKQDPSLANGWAIPMATDIAFVLGIMALLSKQVPLPLKIFLLALAIIDDLGAIVVIALFFSHGLSVQALIFSAVAIIALILLNRFKVSALCAYMVVGAILWASVLKSGVHATLAGVIIGFSIPLKGKKGERPLDDFEHILASWSSFVILPLFAFANAGVSFEGIDVNMISSPLLLAIASGLIIGKPIGVFGFSYISVKLGLAKLPDGINFKQIFAVAVLCGIGFTMSMFLASLAFDANAGESVNTLSRLGILLGSTVSAILGYLFLKQTTKLS; via the coding sequence GTGAATTTTTTGCTATTTATTTTTAAAGGGGTTTATGTGATAAAACTGATCCAACGTTTTTTTAAATTAGAATCTGCTGGTGGTATATTATTGCTTTTTTCAGCTGTTGTTGCGATGTTGCTGGCTAATTCGCCGTTAAGCAACCAATATAATGATTTTTTAAATTTACCTGTAAGTTTACAAATTGGTAGTTTCTCAATTAATAAAACCTTAATTCACTGGATTAATGATGGTTTTATGGCGGTGTTTTTTGTATTAGTGGGAATGGAAGTAAAAAAAGAATTATTTGAAGGTGCGCTTTCAACCTATCAACAAGCTATTTTCCCTGCTATTGCAGCTATTGGCGGAATGGTTATACCGGCTGTAGTTTATTGGTTTATCGCTAAACAAGATCCAAGCTTAGCTAATGGCTGGGCAATTCCAATGGCAACAGACATTGCTTTTGTGCTAGGGATTATGGCGTTATTGAGTAAACAAGTGCCACTTCCATTGAAAATATTTTTACTTGCCCTTGCTATTATTGATGACCTCGGTGCGATAGTTGTTATTGCATTATTTTTCTCGCACGGATTGAGTGTACAAGCACTAATTTTTTCTGCTGTGGCAATTATTGCACTGATATTACTAAATCGTTTCAAAGTTTCCGCACTTTGCGCTTATATGGTTGTAGGTGCAATTTTATGGGCTTCCGTATTAAAGTCTGGCGTGCATGCTACTTTAGCAGGCGTTATTATTGGTTTTAGCATTCCATTGAAAGGTAAAAAAGGAGAACGCCCATTAGATGATTTCGAGCATATTTTAGCCTCTTGGTCATCTTTCGTTATTTTACCGCTCTTTGCATTTGCCAATGCAGGTGTGAGTTTTGAGGGCATAGATGTGAATATGATTTCGTCGCCATTATTATTGGCTATAGCAAGCGGTTTAATTATTGGTAAACCTATCGGTGTTTTCGGATTTAGTTATATTTCTGTTAAATTGGGATTAGCTAAATTACCAGATGGAATTAATTTTAAACAAATTTTTGCCGTTGCGGTTTTATGTGGAATCGGTTTTACGATGTCAATGTTCTTGGCAAGCCTTGCGTTTGATGCTAATGCGGGAGAAAGTGTCAATACTCTTTCTCGTTTAGGTATTCTACTTGGATCAACGGTTTCGGCAATACTTGGGTATTTATTCTTAAAACAAACGACAAAACTAAGTTAA
- the brnQ gene encoding branched-chain amino acid transport system II carrier protein has translation MFSRKDIIVLGMMIFALFLGAGNIIFPPMEGFFSGQHWMSASLGFVLTGVLMPFITLVVVAILGRGEELTKDLPKWAGTGFLVILYLTIGSTFAMPRITNVAYEMAWLPLDLTENNANVRFVFSLIFNLIAMGFMISPNTIISSVGKFMTPALLVLLIAVAITVFISPLSEIQAPSNAYENSHSLLIGLTSGYQTMDVLAAIAFGGIVARALSAKNVTKTKDIVKYTISAGFVSVILLASLYFSLFYLGATSAAVAEGAMNGGQIFSRYVNVLFGSAGTWIMAGIIVLASLTTLVGVTSASADYFAKFSSRFSYPFWIALFTAITITVSQYGLTDLLRITIPALLLIYPVAIVLVLLQFLRKKLPSIKFTYNSTLLVTVCFSLCDSLNNVKMLPESINSLLKHFPLSSEGMAWLVPTLVMLVASIFIGKALHKTHS, from the coding sequence ATGTTTTCACGTAAAGATATTATCGTTTTAGGAATGATGATCTTCGCCTTATTTTTAGGTGCGGGTAATATCATTTTTCCGCCTATGGAAGGATTTTTCTCAGGACAACATTGGATGAGTGCTTCCTTAGGCTTTGTTTTAACTGGCGTTTTAATGCCATTTATTACGCTTGTTGTGGTAGCGATTTTAGGTCGTGGCGAAGAACTTACTAAAGATTTACCAAAATGGGCTGGCACAGGTTTCCTCGTTATACTTTATTTAACCATTGGCTCTACCTTTGCAATGCCCCGCATCACTAATGTTGCTTATGAAATGGCGTGGTTGCCTTTAGACTTAACAGAAAATAATGCGAATGTTCGTTTTGTATTCTCACTCATTTTTAACTTAATCGCGATGGGCTTTATGATTAGCCCAAATACGATCATTTCAAGCGTGGGTAAATTTATGACACCCGCTTTATTAGTGTTACTTATTGCTGTAGCAATTACCGTATTTATTTCGCCTTTATCTGAAATTCAAGCGCCAAGTAATGCTTATGAAAATAGCCATTCTTTATTAATCGGCTTAACCAGTGGTTATCAAACCATGGATGTACTTGCAGCCATTGCTTTTGGTGGAATTGTCGCCCGAGCATTATCAGCGAAAAATGTGACAAAAACCAAAGATATTGTGAAATACACCATTTCAGCAGGATTTGTTTCTGTCATTTTACTCGCCAGTTTATATTTTTCGCTTTTCTATCTAGGTGCAACCAGTGCTGCAGTTGCAGAAGGGGCAATGAATGGTGGACAAATTTTCTCTCGTTATGTAAATGTCTTATTCGGTTCAGCTGGGACTTGGATTATGGCTGGTATTATTGTATTAGCGAGCTTAACAACACTTGTTGGTGTAACTAGCGCATCTGCTGATTATTTCGCAAAATTTTCCTCTCGCTTTTCCTATCCATTTTGGATCGCCCTTTTTACCGCGATAACAATCACTGTTTCACAATATGGTTTAACGGATCTACTTCGCATAACGATCCCAGCCTTGTTATTAATTTACCCAGTAGCTATTGTGCTTGTTTTATTGCAATTCTTACGAAAAAAACTTCCATCAATAAAATTTACATACAATAGTACATTGCTCGTTACGGTTTGTTTTAGTTTATGTGACAGCTTAAATAACGTTAAAATGTTACCAGAAAGCATCAATTCATTATTGAAACACTTCCCTCTTTCATCTGAAGGAATGGCTTGGTTGGTTCCGACTTTAGTAATGTTAGTTGCAAGCATTTTTATTGGAAAAGCATTGCATAAAACCCATTCTTAA
- a CDS encoding autotransporter adhesin — translation MVRDGGYNVAIGDGSKVTNSTESGAKPSIGAVAIGGDTHVKSIGSLAIGYGAKSGSDGQKGKFSTAIGINSNSEKGGVAVGHYAEAFAYRSIAIGSLSTSKDGDYSIAFGVHSLVEKLEKGKNNNKIGKNIDINASGTTTKIDMAHDSEQNLIDKYGQTYGAMALGFRSSSHNLFASSFGAFSTATAIESLAVGDSSQSTGYRSATFGSHSRALAEESLALGYETRANAYGSVALGAESVANEENTVSVGSDTLKRKIVNVADGTEDYDAVNVRQLNRLSKRVNRVGASAAVLASLKPAQLGEDDKFALYLPMLVWRTRSFLYVFYAK, via the coding sequence ATGGTGCGCGATGGTGGATATAATGTTGCCATTGGAGATGGTAGTAAAGTAACTAATTCTACAGAAAGTGGAGCTAAACCATCCATTGGAGCAGTTGCTATCGGTGGAGATACTCACGTAAAAAGCATAGGTTCTTTAGCTATAGGCTATGGGGCTAAATCTGGATCAGATGGTCAAAAAGGAAAATTTAGTACTGCTATTGGTATAAATTCTAATTCAGAAAAGGGAGGTGTTGCAGTTGGTCATTATGCTGAAGCTTTCGCGTATAGGTCTATTGCAATTGGTTCTTTATCTACAAGTAAAGATGGAGACTATTCGATAGCTTTTGGTGTACATAGCTTGGTGGAAAAATTAGAAAAAGGTAAAAATAACAATAAAATCGGCAAAAATATTGATATTAATGCAAGTGGAACTACGACAAAAATTGACATGGCTCACGATAGTGAGCAGAATTTAATTGATAAATATGGTCAAACTTACGGTGCGATGGCACTAGGATTTAGATCTTCTTCACACAATCTTTTTGCCAGTTCATTTGGGGCGTTTTCTACAGCCACAGCTATTGAAAGTCTAGCAGTCGGCGACAGCAGCCAATCAACGGGCTACCGCAGTGCTACTTTTGGCAGCCACAGCAGGGCTTTGGCAGAAGAAAGTTTGGCATTAGGTTATGAAACTCGGGCAAATGCTTATGGTTCTGTTGCTTTAGGTGCAGAGTCTGTGGCGAATGAAGAAAATACCGTATCAGTGGGTTCTGATACATTGAAACGGAAAATCGTTAATGTCGCCGATGGCACAGAAGATTATGATGCAGTAAATGTCCGTCAGTTAAACCGCTTAAGCAAACGTGTAAACCGCGTCGGCGCAAGTGCTGCGGTGTTGGCTTCATTAAAACCTGCACAATTAGGCGAAGATGATAAATTTGCGTTGTATTTGCCGATGTTGGTATGGCGTACGAGATCTTTTCTTTACGTTTTTTACGCCAAGTAG
- a CDS encoding Lrp/AsnC family transcriptional regulator, with amino-acid sequence MQTLDKLDRHILNVLQQDAMIPLKELSEKVNSSVATCQRRVQALTDSSVITKRVAVVSPKAVGRTISVFVMVEMDNQHSYYQEQFERKMRQEDEVVSCYEISGDYDFMLLLHAKDMESYHAFTRRVLTGEFHVRTYKSLFVMNFTKADSGIIL; translated from the coding sequence ATGCAAACACTGGATAAATTAGATCGTCATATTTTGAATGTATTACAACAAGATGCCATGATTCCGTTAAAAGAACTGTCAGAGAAAGTGAATAGTTCCGTTGCAACCTGTCAACGACGTGTGCAAGCATTAACTGATTCAAGCGTTATTACAAAACGAGTTGCAGTTGTTTCCCCAAAAGCCGTTGGGCGTACGATTAGCGTATTTGTCATGGTCGAAATGGATAATCAACATTCTTATTATCAAGAGCAATTTGAACGGAAAATGCGTCAAGAAGACGAAGTGGTGAGCTGTTACGAAATCTCAGGGGACTATGATTTTATGTTGCTACTCCATGCAAAAGATATGGAAAGCTATCACGCATTCACACGCCGAGTATTGACGGGTGAATTTCATGTAAGAACTTATAAAAGTTTATTTGTAATGAATTTTACCAAAGCAGATAGTGGAATTATCTTATAG
- the rarD gene encoding EamA family transporter RarD, protein MKVVTQGVLLCIFSQCLFGILYLFSIWLQPLSGTDVFAWRMLTMIFGLLLILFPTIGCRSILSLITTTLGKSWRSWVLFLLGTLDAGSQFWLFMWAPLNGEGINIVMGYFLFPLIMAVLGWAWLKERLSFIQKIALLLAACGVAHELWHTQSFSWTSLWVCTVYPFYYLSRKLMKIPALQGITLDIILISIPCFIYILSQSDTLSLVTQEYRYWLLLPALGMVSAISLSTNLKSSQQIPVSIFAVLSYIEPILLFLIAVFVLDNQMTTSDYFTYVPIWLSLIVIGIEGLLNKNKVR, encoded by the coding sequence ATGAAAGTAGTCACTCAAGGCGTATTATTGTGTATTTTTTCACAATGTTTATTTGGCATATTGTATTTATTTAGCATATGGCTCCAACCACTTAGCGGAACAGATGTGTTTGCGTGGCGTATGCTGACCATGATCTTTGGGCTACTTTTAATTTTATTCCCGACTATTGGTTGCCGCTCTATTTTGTCTCTTATCACGACAACTTTAGGAAAAAGTTGGAGGAGTTGGGTTTTATTTTTACTGGGGACATTAGATGCGGGAAGTCAATTCTGGCTCTTTATGTGGGCACCGCTAAATGGTGAAGGGATAAATATTGTAATGGGATATTTCCTTTTTCCTCTGATCATGGCTGTTTTAGGATGGGCTTGGTTAAAAGAACGCTTATCATTTATTCAGAAAATCGCGCTTTTACTGGCTGCCTGTGGTGTTGCACATGAATTATGGCACACTCAAAGTTTTTCATGGACAAGCTTGTGGGTTTGTACGGTTTATCCATTTTATTATCTAAGCCGTAAATTGATGAAAATCCCTGCTCTACAAGGGATTACATTGGATATTATTTTAATTTCGATTCCTTGCTTTATTTATATTCTTTCTCAAAGCGATACACTTTCTTTAGTTACGCAAGAATATCGTTATTGGTTATTGCTACCAGCACTTGGCATGGTGAGTGCGATTTCGCTTTCAACCAACTTAAAATCCAGCCAACAAATTCCAGTCAGTATTTTTGCGGTGTTGAGTTATATCGAGCCGATATTGCTTTTTTTAATAGCTGTCTTTGTGCTGGATAATCAAATGACCACAAGCGACTATTTTACTTATGTGCCTATTTGGTTAAGTCTCATTGTTATTGGCATAGAAGGGCTTTTAAACAAAAATAAAGTGCGGTGA